In Carassius gibelio isolate Cgi1373 ecotype wild population from Czech Republic chromosome B13, carGib1.2-hapl.c, whole genome shotgun sequence, one genomic interval encodes:
- the tmem72 gene encoding transmembrane protein 72 isoform X1: MKSSALWVIVECASRVLGISTAAVLCAVGLETQRQGEFNSLAVYLLLSSVLIMIFEVSYFIDTLLAMCLPCPPTCKIFILWKKMANVGGFQKFLYYTMMSLMCFLHPVLVWHAVIPGIMLVVTGFFNFILSKKKKSDPPKESRSSHRDSALSTVCVTDREGTEHTFSFFHIISGKRASFFPSNSKLHGPTDRAQTAKNTQRKNRQTDTRNVHFIESLRHNDDEMEEYHEVEPEDSTSDKAPMIRL; the protein is encoded by the exons ATGAAGAGCTCAGCTTTGTGGGTTATAGTGGAATGTGCCAGCAGAGTTCTTGGCATCTCGACTGCTGCAG TGCTTTGTGCAGTGGGTCTAGAGACTCAGAGACAGGGGGAGTTCAACAGCTTGGCCGTCTATCTCCT GCTCTCTTCGGTGCTGATCATGATTTTTGAAGTCTCCTATTTCATCGACACTCTGTTGGCAATGTGCCTTCC TTGTCCACCTACATGTAAGATTTTCATTCTTTGGAAGAAGATGGCCAATGTTGGGGGTTTTCAGAAGTTTCTCTACTACACAATGATGTCTTTGATGTGTTTCCTGCATCCAGTGCTTGTATGGCATGCTGTAATACCAG GAATTATGTTGGTTGTGACTGGATTCTTTAACTTCATACTGAGCAAAAAGAAGAAGTCAGATCCACCAAAAGAGTCCAGGTCATCCCATAGAGACTCGGCTCTGTCTACTGTCTGTGTCACAGACAGAGAGGGCACTGAACACACATTCTCTTTCTTCCACATCATTTCAGGCAAAAGAGCATCTTTTTTTCCTAGCAATAGCAAACTGCATGGTCCCACAGACAGGGCTCAGACAGCGAAGAATACCCAACGCAAgaacagacaaacagacacaaGAAATGTGCACTTCATTGAGAGTCTCAGACATAATGATGATGAAATGGAAGAATACCATGAAGTGGAACCAGAGGATAGCACGTCTGATAAAGCACCAATGATTAGACTGTAA
- the tmem72 gene encoding transmembrane protein 72 isoform X2, translating to MLCAVGLETQRQGEFNSLAVYLLLSSVLIMIFEVSYFIDTLLAMCLPCPPTCKIFILWKKMANVGGFQKFLYYTMMSLMCFLHPVLVWHAVIPGIMLVVTGFFNFILSKKKKSDPPKESRSSHRDSALSTVCVTDREGTEHTFSFFHIISGKRASFFPSNSKLHGPTDRAQTAKNTQRKNRQTDTRNVHFIESLRHNDDEMEEYHEVEPEDSTSDKAPMIRL from the exons TGCTTTGTGCAGTGGGTCTAGAGACTCAGAGACAGGGGGAGTTCAACAGCTTGGCCGTCTATCTCCT GCTCTCTTCGGTGCTGATCATGATTTTTGAAGTCTCCTATTTCATCGACACTCTGTTGGCAATGTGCCTTCC TTGTCCACCTACATGTAAGATTTTCATTCTTTGGAAGAAGATGGCCAATGTTGGGGGTTTTCAGAAGTTTCTCTACTACACAATGATGTCTTTGATGTGTTTCCTGCATCCAGTGCTTGTATGGCATGCTGTAATACCAG GAATTATGTTGGTTGTGACTGGATTCTTTAACTTCATACTGAGCAAAAAGAAGAAGTCAGATCCACCAAAAGAGTCCAGGTCATCCCATAGAGACTCGGCTCTGTCTACTGTCTGTGTCACAGACAGAGAGGGCACTGAACACACATTCTCTTTCTTCCACATCATTTCAGGCAAAAGAGCATCTTTTTTTCCTAGCAATAGCAAACTGCATGGTCCCACAGACAGGGCTCAGACAGCGAAGAATACCCAACGCAAgaacagacaaacagacacaaGAAATGTGCACTTCATTGAGAGTCTCAGACATAATGATGATGAAATGGAAGAATACCATGAAGTGGAACCAGAGGATAGCACGTCTGATAAAGCACCAATGATTAGACTGTAA
- the LOC127970025 gene encoding C-X-C motif chemokine 9-like produces MAFRTLQASACMLLLISVCLHFMTGVRTSTSREKCECVEETGSVQWRKIIDYTIIQKHPLCNKVQIILQLSGQQACLNPDSMQGKRLQKCWKRIQFNTQKGKDCLMLLGPKKPKQL; encoded by the exons ATGGCTTTCAGGACTCTGCAAGCAAGTGCCTGCATGCTTCTCCTAATCTCAGTCTGCTTACACTTCATGACAG GTGTCAGGACATCTACAAGTCGTGAAAAATGTGAGTGTGTTGAGGAAACTGGCTCAGTGCAATGGAGAAAAATTATAGACTACACGATCATACAGAAACATCCTCTTTGCAACAAGGTTCAAATCAT ACTGCAGCTGTCAGGTCAACAAGCTTGTCTAAATCCAGACTCCATGCAGGGGAAAAGACTGCAAAAATGCTGGAAAAG GATTCAATTCAACACACAGAAGGGGAAGGACTGTCTGATGCTCCTTGGACCAAAAAAGCCCAAGCAACTGTAA
- the LOC127970023 gene encoding uncharacterized protein LOC127970023: protein MAPKKVRTDQAEVEEPGRAVGEGDVSEVELGSVTEDVSLAELRDLFRSHFAQQQARDRRLEQEADRQDARWRAMQHQFSLLQQEVHVRTTPDLRPGGDIQTGLLSQPTVQRVPSVLRDTSVSRQMESPAASPLEGQGQSPLRIEREPHLQRLSETDDVEHYLATFERIAMACRWPTTDWAVRLVPLLSGKARAAYVYMDMVDSLDYDKVKAAILAKYDINAETYRLQFRSTEVKENETPKELYARLKENYAKWVQPQHHTKEEIGETVILEQFLRMLAPDLQVWIKERGPVSAAEAANLADTFVAARRKTQPWTFKRWKGSKDSNKFQHSFPTTVRAIHED, encoded by the coding sequence ATGGCTCCTAAAAAGGTGCGGACGGATCAAGCTGAGGTGGAGGAACCCGGTAGAGCTGTTGGGGAAGGTGATGTTAGTGAAGTGGAACTGGGGAGCGTCACTGAGGATGTCTCACTTGCAGAGTTGAGAGACCTGTTCCGTTCACATTTCGCACAGCAGCAGGCTCGAGACCGTCGCCTGGAGCAAGAGGCTGACCGACAAGATGCTCGGTGGAGAGCAATGCAGCATCAGTTCTCTCTTCTGCAGCAGGAAGTGCATGTAAGGACGACACCAGATCTACGGCCTGGTGGTGATATTCAGACTGGCCTTTTATCACAACCAACAGTCCAGCGAGTGCCCTCAGTGTTACGGGATACATCAGTCAGCCGACAGATGGAATCACCAGCTGCATCTCCACTGGAAGGCCAAGGCCAGAGTCCATTGAGAATTGAGAGAGAGCCACACCTGCAACGACTGAGTGAGACAGATGACGTAGAGCATTATTTAGCTACTTTTGAACGAATAGCGATGGCGTGTCGGTGGCCAACAACCGACTGGGCAGTTAGGTTAGTGCCCCTCTTGTCGGGCAAGGCTAGGGCTGCATATGTATATATGGACATGGTAGACTCACTTGATTATGACAAAGTCAAAGCAGCCATTCTTGCTAAGTATGACATAAATGCAGAGACTTATCGGCTTCAGTTCCGGTCAACAGAAGTGAAGGAGAATGAAACCCCAAAAGAGTTGTATGCCAGACTAAAAGAAAACTATGCCAAGTGGGTGCAGCCACAGCATCATACTAAGGAGGAGATTGGGGAGACAGTCATTTTGGAGCAGTTTTTGCGCATGTTGGCCCCTGATCTGCAAGTATGGATTAAGGAAAGAGGCCCTGTCTCTGCTGCAGAAGCCGCCAACTTAGCAGACACCTTTGTGGCAGCGCGACGCAAGACTCAACCATGGACATTCAAGCGTTGGAAGGGGAGTAAAGATTCCAACAAGTTCCAACACTCCTTCCCCACTACAGTAAGAGCCATCCATGAAG